Proteins found in one Methylobacterium sp. CB376 genomic segment:
- a CDS encoding CoA pyrophosphatase — translation MSASPAPHPSAVELFLARAAAGLRAEPPGPLEPTSNPRGDHDVEPDVLTAALARPPRAAAVLVPVLARPEGVTVLFTQRAAHLRDHSGQIAFPGGKIDPADPSPLAAALREAEEEIGLLRGFVRPLGYLDAYLSGTGFLVTPVVGLVDPAAPLSLNPNEVAEAFEVPLAFLMDLANHALHSREWRGRQRRYYAIPFGERYIWGVTAGILRNFSDRLAGAPAAAPSGPGQAAPR, via the coding sequence GTGAGCGCCTCCCCCGCGCCGCATCCCTCCGCGGTCGAGCTCTTCCTGGCGCGGGCCGCGGCGGGGCTGCGGGCCGAGCCGCCCGGCCCCCTCGAGCCGACCTCGAATCCGCGCGGCGACCACGACGTCGAGCCCGACGTGCTGACGGCCGCGCTCGCGCGCCCGCCGCGGGCCGCCGCCGTGCTGGTGCCGGTCCTGGCCCGGCCGGAGGGCGTCACCGTCCTGTTCACGCAGCGCGCGGCCCACCTGCGCGACCATTCCGGGCAGATCGCCTTCCCGGGCGGCAAGATCGACCCGGCCGACCCCTCCCCGCTGGCGGCGGCCCTGCGCGAGGCCGAGGAGGAGATCGGCCTGCTGCGCGGCTTCGTGCGCCCGCTCGGCTACCTCGACGCCTACCTGTCGGGCACCGGCTTCCTGGTGACGCCGGTCGTCGGCCTGGTCGATCCGGCCGCGCCGCTCAGCCTCAACCCGAACGAGGTGGCGGAGGCCTTCGAGGTGCCGCTCGCCTTCCTGATGGACCTCGCCAACCACGCCCTGCACAGCCGGGAATGGCGCGGGCGCCAGCGGCGCTACTACGCGATCCCGTTCGGCGAGCGCTACATCTGGGGCGTGACGGCCGGCATCCTGCGCAACTTCTCCGACCGGCTCGCCGGGGCGCCGGCGGCCGCTCCTTCCGGCCCCGGCCAGGCTGCCCCGCGATGA
- a CDS encoding DUF6111 family protein produces MIRAVADDLILFFLPFALFGIYLVLSRRSPLVWLHWSDHALRLALAGAVLVVGSLLAAGLFAERHGHGFVPTHIENGRVVPGQFR; encoded by the coding sequence ATGATCCGCGCCGTTGCCGACGACCTGATCCTGTTCTTCCTGCCCTTCGCGCTGTTCGGGATCTACCTCGTGCTCAGCCGGCGCAGCCCGCTGGTCTGGCTCCACTGGAGCGACCACGCCCTGCGGCTCGCGCTGGCGGGCGCGGTCCTCGTGGTGGGCTCGCTCCTGGCGGCGGGCCTGTTCGCCGAGCGGCACGGGCACGGCTTCGTCCCGACCCACATCGAGAACGGCCGGGTCGTGCCCGGACAGTTCCGATGA
- a CDS encoding DUF1285 domain-containing protein: MTQTSSGPASPESPSPGPLARLAAALGPEAGRRGPPPVERWNPAYCGEIPMRIAADGTWHYNGSPIARPALVRLFASILRRDPDGRIVLVTPVERVGIEVEDAPFLAVEMAVEGEGEARRLAFRTNLDDLVPLDEAHGMRFERDAEGGLKPYIHVRHGLWALVTRALVYDLVDLCEEREVEGARWFGLAAGGRFHSILPAAELS; the protein is encoded by the coding sequence ATGACGCAGACTTCGTCCGGCCCCGCCTCACCGGAATCCCCCTCGCCGGGCCCGCTCGCGCGCCTCGCCGCCGCCCTCGGGCCGGAGGCGGGCCGGCGCGGGCCGCCCCCGGTCGAGCGCTGGAATCCGGCCTATTGCGGCGAGATCCCGATGCGGATCGCCGCGGACGGCACCTGGCACTACAACGGCAGCCCGATCGCGCGGCCGGCCCTGGTGCGCCTCTTCGCCTCGATCCTGCGGCGGGACCCGGACGGGCGGATCGTGCTCGTCACCCCGGTCGAGCGGGTCGGGATCGAGGTCGAGGACGCGCCCTTCCTGGCCGTCGAGATGGCTGTGGAGGGCGAGGGCGAGGCGCGCCGCCTCGCCTTCCGCACCAACCTCGACGACCTCGTGCCGCTCGACGAGGCGCACGGAATGCGCTTCGAGCGCGACGCCGAGGGCGGCCTCAAGCCCTACATCCACGTCCGCCACGGGCTCTGGGCGCTGGTGACCCGCGCCCTCGTCTACGACCTCGTCGATCTCTGCGAGGAGCGCGAGGTCGAGGGCGCGCGCTGGTTCGGCCTCGCGGCGGGCGGGCGCTTCCACTCGATCCTGCCGGCCGCGGAGCTGTCGTGA
- a CDS encoding AAA family ATPase, which yields MTHGSAPAPATSLDDGIVAAAEACLASVGRARDAIHQVIFGQEQVVDLALVTILAGGHGLLVGLPGLAKTKLVETLGTVLGLDARRVQFTPDLMPSDILGTEILDEDQDRHRSFRFVRGPIFSQLLMADEINRASPRTQSALLQAMQEHFVSVAGERHELPRPFHVLATQNPIEQEGTYPLPEAQLDRFLLEIDVGYPDRAAERRILIETTGAEEHRPQAVMTTDALIAAQRLVRRLPVGDRVVDAILDLVRAARPEGGDAAVAPKLLWGPGPRASQALMLAVRARALIEGRVAPSVEDVAALAEPVLKHRMALTFSARADGETIPGLIGRLASRL from the coding sequence ATGACCCACGGCAGCGCGCCGGCCCCCGCGACCTCCCTCGACGACGGCATCGTCGCCGCCGCGGAAGCCTGCCTCGCTTCGGTCGGACGCGCCCGCGACGCGATCCACCAGGTGATCTTCGGCCAGGAGCAGGTCGTGGACCTCGCCCTGGTGACCATCCTGGCCGGCGGCCACGGGCTCCTCGTCGGTCTCCCGGGCCTTGCCAAGACCAAGCTCGTCGAGACCCTCGGCACGGTGCTCGGGCTCGATGCCCGCCGGGTCCAGTTCACCCCGGACCTGATGCCCTCCGACATTCTCGGCACCGAGATCCTCGACGAGGACCAGGACCGCCACCGCTCCTTCCGCTTCGTGCGCGGCCCGATCTTCAGCCAATTGCTGATGGCCGACGAGATCAACCGCGCGAGCCCGCGCACCCAGTCGGCCCTGCTGCAGGCGATGCAGGAGCACTTCGTCTCGGTGGCGGGCGAGCGGCACGAATTGCCGCGCCCCTTCCACGTCCTCGCGACCCAGAACCCGATCGAGCAGGAGGGCACCTACCCGCTGCCCGAGGCGCAGCTCGACCGCTTCCTCCTGGAGATCGACGTCGGCTACCCGGACCGGGCGGCGGAGCGGCGCATCCTGATCGAGACGACCGGCGCCGAGGAGCACCGGCCGCAGGCGGTGATGACCACGGACGCGCTCATCGCCGCGCAGCGCCTCGTGCGGCGCCTGCCGGTGGGCGACCGGGTGGTCGACGCGATCCTCGACCTCGTCCGCGCCGCCCGGCCGGAGGGCGGCGACGCCGCGGTGGCGCCCAAGCTCCTCTGGGGGCCGGGGCCGCGGGCGAGCCAGGCCCTGATGCTGGCGGTGCGCGCCCGCGCCCTGATCGAGGGCCGCGTCGCGCCCTCCGTGGAGGACGTGGCGGCCCTGGCCGAGCCGGTGCTCAAGCACCGCATGGCGCTCACCTTCTCGGCCCGCGCGGACGGCGAGACGATCCCCGGCCTGATCGGCCGGCTCGCCTCGCGCCTCTAG
- a CDS encoding DUF58 domain-containing protein: MPSTRVLDATQRAPGRRETEGALALAQRMPRLILEARRVASTLAHGLHGRRRAGPGESFWQFRPFVAGEAAGRIDWRRSARDGRLYVREREWEAAHTVWIWVDRSASMGFASSLAQAPKVERALVLGLALADSFVEAGERVGLLGLARPQASRAIVERVAEALAADAAGLDEDLPPRAPVARFDEVVLIGDFLSPPEELRATVAGIAGAGGRGHLVAVVDPVEETFPFAGEAELHDLEAGISLRVGDAAAWGEAYRARIRAHRDALAEIARGHGWTFSLHRTDRPASEAALRVLTLVAARGAG; this comes from the coding sequence ATGCCCTCGACCCGCGTCCTCGACGCGACGCAGCGCGCCCCCGGGCGGCGCGAGACCGAGGGCGCCCTCGCCCTCGCCCAGCGGATGCCGCGCCTGATCCTCGAGGCGCGGCGGGTGGCCTCGACCCTGGCGCACGGGCTGCACGGGCGGCGGCGGGCCGGGCCCGGCGAGAGCTTCTGGCAGTTCCGCCCCTTCGTGGCGGGCGAGGCGGCCGGCCGCATCGACTGGCGCCGCTCCGCCCGGGACGGGCGCCTCTACGTCCGCGAGCGCGAGTGGGAGGCGGCCCACACGGTCTGGATCTGGGTCGATCGCTCGGCCTCGATGGGCTTCGCCTCCAGCCTGGCCCAGGCCCCGAAGGTCGAGCGCGCCCTCGTGCTCGGCCTCGCCCTGGCGGATTCCTTCGTGGAGGCGGGCGAGCGGGTGGGGCTGCTCGGCCTCGCCCGGCCGCAGGCCTCGCGCGCGATCGTGGAGCGCGTCGCCGAGGCCCTGGCCGCCGATGCGGCCGGGCTCGACGAGGACCTGCCGCCGCGCGCGCCCGTCGCCCGCTTCGACGAGGTGGTGCTGATCGGCGACTTCCTGAGCCCGCCCGAGGAGCTGCGCGCCACGGTGGCGGGCATCGCCGGCGCGGGCGGGCGCGGGCACCTCGTCGCCGTCGTGGATCCGGTGGAGGAGACCTTCCCGTTCGCGGGCGAGGCCGAGCTGCACGACCTGGAGGCCGGGATCTCCCTGCGGGTCGGCGACGCCGCGGCCTGGGGCGAGGCCTACCGGGCGCGGATCCGGGCCCACCGGGACGCGCTGGCCGAGATCGCCCGCGGTCACGGCTGGACCTTCAGCCTCCACCGCACCGACCGTCCGGCGAGCGAGGCGGCGCTGCGCGTGCTGACGCTCGTGGCGGCGCGCGGCGCCGGTTGA
- a CDS encoding DUF4159 domain-containing protein, whose translation MFGLPLTFAAPLALAALLALPALWYLLRVTPPRPRRIDFPPLRILADLLPERETPARTPPWLMILRLLAAACLILAVAGPVWNPAAPAVGDGRAPLVLVLDNGATAAQDWRDRVRVAGEEVEAAARAGRPVALLATAAAPAGLEATGPGPALERLRAVKPQPHLAARDAHLPALTGFLERNPGSAVVWISDGVAGVDEGRFPAGLAEAASRTGAAVTVLKGDRAPALALAGPEGSGGRIGVRVLRAEPNGRDSGTVRALDAKGLPLAEGAFAFASGATEAETGFDLPVEIRNAIARFEVAGERSAAAVTLADERGRRRRVGLVFGGTSDQAQPLLSPVYYLSRALSPFADVQEPRGGKGVAEAIGQMLDAQVSVLMLADVGALDPATQERVAGFVDKGGLLLRFAGPRLAAGSDDLVPVRLRRGGRVLGGALSWDSPKTLAPFLPESPFAGLRAPADIGVRRQILAEPDGDLARRTWASLQDGTPIVTAAKRGEGLMVLVHVTADTTWSNLPLSGLFVDMLRRTVALAGSAPPPDGGAQAGPPPVLAPRLALDGFGALAPPPATARAIPATYTDRASAEHPPGFYGPLDGGLAVNALRPDDRLHALDFAPLGAARFGGLSEAARRDLRGPLFLLGLLLLVLDTLATLWLGGFLGLMAARLRRPAAAALLLPALLAGLPGAPDPARAAEPAANRPNGIESALVTRIGYVLTGDATVDETSRAGLTGLTQMLASRTALEPGEPAGIDPARDELAFYPLIYWPVVPSRPQPGEQAIRRIDAFMKNGGTVIFDTRDAMMARSGGPPTAEALYLQRMLSTLEVPELEPVPRDHVLTKAFYLVDSFPGRYANGQTWVEALPPAGDGAERRPARAGDGVSPIVITGNDLASAWAVGRRGEALYPVVGGDPRQREMAFRGGVNLVMYALTGNYKADQVHVPALLERLGQ comes from the coding sequence ATGTTCGGACTTCCCCTGACCTTCGCCGCGCCGCTCGCCCTGGCGGCCCTGCTCGCCCTGCCGGCCCTCTGGTACCTGCTGCGGGTGACGCCGCCGCGGCCGCGGCGGATCGACTTCCCGCCGCTGCGCATCCTGGCCGACCTGCTGCCCGAGCGGGAGACCCCCGCCCGCACGCCGCCCTGGCTGATGATCCTGCGCCTCCTCGCGGCGGCCTGCCTGATCCTCGCGGTGGCGGGGCCGGTCTGGAACCCGGCCGCCCCGGCGGTCGGCGACGGGCGCGCGCCCCTCGTCCTCGTCCTCGACAACGGCGCCACCGCCGCGCAGGATTGGCGCGACCGGGTGCGGGTCGCGGGCGAGGAGGTCGAGGCCGCCGCCCGGGCCGGGCGGCCGGTGGCGCTGCTCGCCACGGCGGCGGCGCCCGCCGGCCTGGAGGCGACCGGCCCCGGCCCGGCGCTGGAGCGCCTGCGCGCGGTCAAGCCCCAGCCCCACCTCGCGGCGCGGGACGCGCACCTGCCCGCCCTGACGGGGTTCCTCGAGCGCAATCCCGGCAGCGCCGTGGTCTGGATCAGCGACGGGGTCGCCGGGGTCGACGAGGGCCGCTTCCCGGCCGGCCTCGCGGAGGCGGCCTCCCGCACCGGCGCCGCCGTCACGGTGCTGAAGGGCGACCGCGCCCCGGCCCTGGCGCTCGCCGGGCCGGAGGGGAGCGGCGGGCGGATCGGCGTCCGGGTGCTGCGCGCCGAGCCGAACGGCCGCGACTCCGGCACCGTGCGGGCCCTCGACGCCAAGGGCCTGCCGCTCGCCGAGGGGGCCTTCGCCTTCGCGTCGGGCGCCACCGAGGCGGAGACCGGCTTCGACCTGCCGGTCGAGATCCGCAACGCCATCGCGCGCTTCGAGGTCGCGGGCGAGCGCTCGGCCGCCGCCGTGACCCTCGCGGACGAGCGCGGGCGCCGCCGGCGGGTCGGCCTCGTCTTCGGCGGAACCAGCGACCAGGCCCAGCCCCTGCTGTCCCCGGTCTACTACCTGTCGCGCGCGCTCTCGCCCTTCGCGGACGTGCAGGAGCCGCGGGGCGGCAAGGGCGTGGCGGAAGCGATCGGGCAGATGCTCGATGCGCAGGTCTCGGTGCTGATGCTCGCCGATGTCGGCGCCCTCGACCCGGCCACGCAGGAGCGCGTCGCGGGCTTCGTCGACAAGGGCGGGCTCCTCCTGCGCTTCGCGGGGCCGCGCCTCGCGGCGGGCAGCGACGACCTCGTGCCGGTGCGCCTGCGCCGCGGCGGCCGCGTGCTCGGCGGCGCCCTCTCCTGGGACAGCCCCAAGACCCTGGCTCCCTTCCTGCCCGAGAGCCCCTTCGCGGGATTGCGGGCCCCGGCCGATATCGGGGTGCGGCGGCAGATCCTCGCCGAGCCGGACGGCGACCTCGCCCGCCGGACCTGGGCGTCGCTGCAGGACGGCACGCCGATCGTGACCGCGGCGAAGCGCGGGGAGGGGCTGATGGTTCTCGTCCACGTCACGGCCGACACGACCTGGTCGAACCTGCCGCTCTCGGGCCTCTTCGTCGACATGCTGCGCCGGACGGTGGCGCTCGCCGGCTCCGCGCCGCCGCCCGACGGCGGCGCCCAGGCGGGACCGCCGCCGGTCCTGGCGCCGCGCCTCGCCCTCGACGGCTTCGGCGCCCTCGCCCCGCCCCCCGCTACCGCGCGGGCGATCCCCGCCACCTACACCGACCGGGCCAGCGCGGAGCACCCGCCCGGCTTCTACGGGCCGCTCGACGGCGGCCTCGCGGTGAACGCCCTCCGGCCCGACGACCGGCTGCACGCCCTCGACTTCGCCCCGCTCGGGGCGGCGCGGTTCGGCGGCCTGTCGGAGGCGGCGCGGCGCGACCTGCGCGGGCCGCTCTTCCTGCTCGGGCTGCTGCTCCTCGTCCTCGACACGCTGGCCACGCTGTGGCTCGGCGGGTTCCTCGGCCTGATGGCGGCCCGGCTGCGCCGGCCCGCCGCGGCGGCGCTGCTGCTGCCGGCCCTCCTCGCGGGCCTCCCGGGCGCGCCCGATCCCGCCCGGGCGGCGGAGCCGGCCGCGAACCGGCCGAACGGCATCGAATCCGCCCTCGTCACCCGCATCGGCTACGTGCTGACCGGCGACGCCACCGTGGACGAGACCAGCCGGGCGGGCCTGACCGGCCTCACCCAGATGCTGGCGAGCCGCACGGCCCTCGAACCCGGCGAGCCCGCCGGCATCGACCCGGCGCGGGACGAACTCGCCTTCTATCCGCTGATCTACTGGCCGGTCGTGCCGAGCCGCCCGCAGCCGGGCGAGCAGGCGATCCGGCGCATCGACGCCTTCATGAAGAACGGCGGCACCGTGATCTTCGACACGCGCGACGCCATGATGGCGCGCTCCGGCGGCCCGCCCACCGCCGAGGCGCTCTATCTCCAGCGCATGCTCTCGACCCTCGAAGTGCCCGAACTGGAGCCGGTGCCGCGCGACCACGTGCTCACCAAGGCCTTCTACCTCGTGGATTCCTTCCCGGGCCGCTACGCCAACGGCCAGACCTGGGTCGAGGCGCTGCCGCCGGCCGGCGACGGGGCCGAGCGGCGGCCGGCCCGCGCGGGCGACGGCGTCTCGCCGATCGTCATCACCGGCAACGACCTCGCCTCCGCCTGGGCGGTGGGGCGCCGGGGCGAGGCGCTCTATCCGGTGGTGGGGGGCGACCCGCGCCAGCGCGAGATGGCGTTCCGGGGCGGGGTCAACCTCGTGATGTACGCCCTCACGGGCAACTACAAGGCCGACCAGGTGCATGTCCCGGCCCTGCTGGAGCGGCTCGGCCAGTGA
- a CDS encoding PaaI family thioesterase, with the protein MSDLDPSQGWHPFTDPGFVDLVGPIFVREGEGPASYAFRAEPKHANLIGVVQGGMLMTFADRALGVTAMAAAEGANCVTVQFEMQFIAALRIGEVATLVPQVVQRTGTLVFLRGDVTSRGRVAATCTGVWKILRRRPDPAS; encoded by the coding sequence ATGAGCGACCTCGACCCCTCCCAGGGCTGGCATCCCTTCACGGATCCCGGCTTCGTCGACCTCGTCGGCCCGATCTTCGTGCGCGAGGGCGAGGGGCCGGCCTCCTACGCGTTCCGGGCCGAGCCCAAGCACGCCAACCTGATCGGGGTCGTGCAGGGCGGGATGCTGATGACCTTCGCGGACCGGGCGCTCGGCGTGACCGCGATGGCGGCGGCCGAGGGCGCGAACTGCGTCACCGTGCAGTTCGAGATGCAGTTCATCGCGGCCCTGCGCATCGGCGAGGTGGCGACGCTGGTGCCGCAGGTCGTCCAGCGCACCGGCACCCTGGTCTTCCTGCGCGGCGACGTGACGAGCCGGGGCCGGGTCGCGGCGACCTGCACGGGCGTGTGGAAGATCCTGCGGCGGCGGCCCGATCCGGCCAGCTGA